Proteins from one Corallococcus exiguus genomic window:
- a CDS encoding AraC family transcriptional regulator yields the protein MTDRPDSLEVQGADVLADVLDTLRLSTRMHGRFELFAPWGLQFGTSPGAHIILVARGGARLEVEGVPGALVLCAGDLAVLPHGGGHTLRDAEDSPVHVLAHGACANARGKGSIRLGGDGERTTLVAASFQLGVAPRTLLFKELPRVIHLAADDAATAPSLASTVQLLLTESASSHPGATVIMSRLADILLVQALRAHIMKSEVSCRESGLRALADPQIGKALALIHERPEEPWTVESLASAVALSRSGFAARFSELVGEPPLEYLVGWRMIKAAQLLRESELPLSEVAPAIGYQSEASFNRAFKRWDGTAPGAYRRSHRRA from the coding sequence TTGACCGATCGTCCAGATTCGCTGGAGGTTCAGGGGGCGGATGTCCTGGCGGACGTCCTGGACACCCTGCGCCTGTCCACCCGGATGCACGGCCGCTTCGAGCTGTTCGCCCCGTGGGGGCTCCAGTTCGGGACGTCCCCGGGTGCGCACATCATCCTTGTCGCGCGCGGCGGGGCCCGTTTGGAGGTGGAGGGTGTTCCGGGGGCCCTGGTGCTGTGCGCGGGAGACCTGGCGGTGCTGCCGCATGGCGGAGGGCACACGCTGCGCGACGCGGAAGACAGCCCCGTTCATGTCCTGGCGCATGGGGCCTGCGCGAACGCACGTGGAAAGGGTTCCATCCGGCTGGGGGGCGACGGCGAGCGGACGACGCTGGTCGCGGCGTCGTTCCAGCTGGGTGTCGCGCCGCGCACGCTCCTCTTCAAGGAGCTTCCCCGCGTCATCCACCTGGCCGCGGACGACGCGGCGACGGCGCCGTCACTGGCGTCCACGGTGCAGTTGCTGCTGACGGAGAGCGCGTCGTCGCACCCGGGCGCCACCGTCATCATGAGCCGGCTCGCGGACATCCTGCTGGTGCAGGCCCTGCGGGCGCACATCATGAAGTCGGAGGTGTCGTGCCGGGAGAGCGGGCTGCGGGCGTTGGCGGATCCGCAGATTGGCAAGGCGCTCGCGCTCATCCACGAGCGCCCCGAGGAGCCCTGGACGGTGGAGAGCCTCGCGTCCGCCGTGGCCCTGTCGCGGTCCGGCTTCGCCGCGCGCTTCAGCGAGCTCGTGGGGGAACCGCCGCTGGAGTACCTGGTGGGATGGCGGATGATCAAGGCCGCCCAGCTCCTGCGCGAAAGCGAGCTGCCTTTGAGCGAGGTCGCTCCTGCCATCGGCTACCAGAGCGAGGCGTCCTTCAACCGGGCCTTCAAGCGTTGGGACGGGACCGCTCCCGGCGCGTACCGGCGCAGCCACCGCCGGGCGTGA
- a CDS encoding Gfo/Idh/MocA family protein: MMDDASRLWTRRRMLEATGGLLTASAWMPPVLAAAPQVKLPDTFAKTERERPGPPNPQPESERVGWAVVGLGHLSLEEILPAFGQMKRGRVVALVSGDRAKAQAIAKQYGVPDKGLYDYKSFDQLKDNPEVQAVYIVLPNSMHAEFTVRAAQAGKHVFCEKPMANTSAECQQMIDACKKADRKLGIAYRLQYEPYHRAVIQMARNKELGTLKLFTANNGQNQGEPNQWRHKKALAGGGALPDVGIYCLSAARYFSGEEPTEVQGFSQSTPNDPRFKEVEESFAFHLRFPSGFQAHCTSHYSTHETKDLRLMGTDGWASMDPGFAYSGLRLRVGMKSKTFPKADDTVERSFSQPSQFAREMDHFSRCVQENTVPHTPGEEGLADVRIIEALYRSAQEGKVVKLEAAKKLDAFRGPPPKEEG; encoded by the coding sequence ATGATGGACGACGCATCCCGGCTGTGGACCCGCAGGCGCATGCTGGAGGCCACGGGGGGACTCCTCACCGCGAGCGCGTGGATGCCCCCGGTGCTCGCCGCCGCGCCGCAGGTGAAGCTGCCGGACACCTTCGCCAAGACGGAGCGCGAGCGTCCCGGTCCACCCAACCCACAGCCCGAATCCGAGCGCGTGGGCTGGGCCGTGGTGGGCCTGGGCCACCTGTCGCTCGAGGAAATCCTCCCCGCCTTCGGACAGATGAAGCGCGGCAGAGTGGTGGCGCTGGTGAGCGGCGACCGCGCGAAGGCACAGGCCATCGCGAAGCAGTACGGCGTGCCGGACAAAGGCCTCTACGACTACAAGTCGTTTGATCAGCTCAAGGACAACCCGGAGGTGCAGGCCGTCTACATCGTCCTGCCCAACAGCATGCACGCGGAGTTCACCGTGCGCGCGGCGCAGGCGGGCAAGCACGTGTTCTGCGAGAAGCCCATGGCCAACACCTCGGCCGAGTGCCAGCAGATGATCGACGCGTGCAAGAAGGCGGACCGCAAGCTGGGCATCGCCTACCGCCTCCAGTACGAGCCGTACCACCGCGCAGTCATCCAGATGGCGCGCAACAAGGAACTGGGCACGCTCAAGCTCTTCACCGCGAACAACGGCCAGAACCAGGGCGAACCCAACCAGTGGCGTCACAAGAAGGCACTGGCGGGCGGCGGCGCGCTGCCGGACGTGGGCATCTATTGCCTCTCCGCCGCGCGCTACTTCAGCGGCGAGGAGCCCACGGAGGTGCAGGGCTTCAGCCAAAGCACGCCCAACGACCCGCGCTTCAAGGAGGTGGAGGAGTCCTTCGCCTTCCACCTGCGCTTCCCCTCCGGCTTCCAGGCGCACTGCACCAGCCACTACAGCACGCATGAGACGAAGGACCTGCGGCTGATGGGTACGGACGGCTGGGCGTCCATGGACCCTGGCTTCGCCTACAGCGGGCTGCGCCTGCGCGTGGGAATGAAGTCCAAGACGTTCCCCAAGGCAGATGACACGGTGGAGCGAAGCTTCAGCCAGCCGAGCCAGTTCGCCCGGGAGATGGACCACTTCTCTCGCTGCGTGCAGGAGAACACCGTCCCGCACACGCCGGGCGAGGAGGGCCTCGCGGACGTGCGCATCATCGAAGCGCTCTACCGCTCCGCGCAGGAGGGCAAGGTGGTGAAGCTGGAGGCCGCGAAGAAGCTGGATGCCTTCCGCGGTCCGCCGCCCAAAGAAGAAGGCTGA
- a CDS encoding FadR/GntR family transcriptional regulator, with protein MGMERRGLVAYVEAQIERDIALGRLHPSGQFGSEAKLARRYEVCRGTIREALRRLAARGLVVQRPGRKTRAVALDESLTLENLGLALHDASNPDARWLLEGYFSLKRQVLVELLADCCARASDLDLDRLGSTCYQLQDAARWESGEVCAQAEFELLRHAARVAARPGHVLLVQSLQRAFLGGAAQLLPLMGGEALREWAFRVMAILNERDVQALQHELPALLKVRDERVLNAFAPASQEKASPEAHVPPVTSATQDSAPKTHPCTEERDPGAPTSAPGQDASQTHHCVEEHRFDDLVSTAEQDTAPEDRLVKPNSGQPPPPAAPGCSTCEFRGECTEKSVADAALEDPFDCRSG; from the coding sequence GTGGGGATGGAACGGCGAGGACTCGTGGCCTATGTGGAGGCGCAAATCGAGCGCGATATCGCGCTGGGGCGGCTGCACCCGAGCGGACAATTCGGCTCCGAAGCGAAGCTGGCGCGCCGCTATGAGGTGTGTCGGGGCACCATCCGCGAGGCGCTGCGGCGGCTGGCGGCGCGAGGCCTGGTGGTGCAGCGCCCCGGACGCAAGACGCGCGCGGTGGCGTTGGATGAGTCACTGACGCTGGAGAATCTGGGGCTGGCGCTGCATGACGCGAGCAACCCGGATGCCCGGTGGCTTCTGGAGGGCTACTTCAGCCTCAAGCGGCAGGTGCTGGTGGAGCTTCTGGCCGACTGCTGCGCGAGGGCCTCGGACCTCGACTTGGACCGGCTGGGGAGCACGTGCTACCAGCTCCAGGACGCGGCGCGCTGGGAGTCGGGGGAAGTCTGCGCGCAGGCGGAGTTCGAGTTGCTGCGGCATGCGGCGCGGGTGGCGGCGCGTCCGGGGCACGTGCTCCTCGTTCAGTCCCTGCAGCGGGCCTTCCTGGGAGGAGCCGCCCAACTGCTGCCGCTCATGGGCGGAGAGGCGCTGCGCGAGTGGGCCTTCCGCGTGATGGCGATTCTGAACGAGCGCGACGTGCAGGCACTGCAGCATGAGCTGCCAGCGCTGCTGAAGGTGCGCGATGAGCGCGTACTGAATGCCTTTGCCCCTGCTTCCCAGGAGAAGGCTTCACCTGAGGCCCACGTTCCCCCCGTGACATCAGCCACGCAGGACTCTGCGCCAAAGACACACCCCTGCACGGAAGAGCGTGACCCCGGCGCTCCTACGTCAGCCCCTGGGCAGGACGCGTCGCAGACACACCACTGCGTGGAGGAGCATCGATTCGACGACCTCGTGTCGACCGCGGAGCAGGACACGGCACCCGAGGACCGCCTCGTGAAGCCGAACAGCGGGCAACCACCGCCTCCAGCCGCTCCGGGATGCTCCACCTGCGAGTTCCGAGGGGAATGCACTGAGAAGAGCGTGGCCGATGCGGCCTTGGAAGACCCGTTCGACTGTCGGTCAGGTTGA